GAAATAAGGCCTGAAATGGTGGCGGAACGCCCTGACCTGGCAAAGTATCAGGGTAAACAGCTAACTGTGATCGCTTATATCTGGGCAAGAACAGTTAGGAGTCCTAACCCTCAATATTCTCATATTGATGTTCCCCTTATCACCACTTTCATTTTATGCAACAAAAAAGGTAGTGAAGCTTATATCGAACCCATTATTCAGGGAAATAGCTATAAATTTGTAGTAAAGAAAGGTAAGGTAGCTAATCACTCTCAAGCCAAAATGGGTACTAAAGCTTCAGGGAGAGGTTCTGGTTTTTACTGCCTATTATCAAAAACTCCTATTGATGGATCATACATAAAATCAGAAGGGCAAGCTAACAGGATTGGATCTAAGCTCTTAGCAATCATTTGCGAAAGTGAGAAAGGAAGAGTATTCTTATCGCCCAACACTCATCAAGAAGCAATTGCTCTTTCTGCAATTCCAGAATGGAAACCAGTTCAGGGCATGAATCAGAATACAACTGACCTAGTTAGTGGTAGAGGATATGGGTATAAGTTTTGGCATCAGATTTATACCTCTCGTCAACTAACTGCTTTAACTACGTTTTCAGATTTGGTCAACGAAATACATGAAGTCGTTAGAAATGATGCAGATCGTTCTGCGAAAGTTAACGATACATTGTCATTAGATGATGGCGGATTAGGTTCTAAGGGATATGCAGATGCAATTTCTGTATTCTTAGCCCTTGCACTTGGTAGATGTGCAAATTATTGGTCAGCCTTTACTACTTGGGGAGGGAATTTTATAGTCCAAACTTTTGGACGGCAAGCCCTACCAATGGTTTGGGATTATTCAGAAGTTAATCCTTTTTCGTCATCTACTGGCAATTGGTTAGGAGCAATTAATTGGATTGAAAAAGTTATACTTTTTTCTCTATCTGCCTTGCTCCCAGGTTTTTCTATCCAACAAAATGCTATGACGCAATCGATTAGTGATTCTAAGGTTGTTTCAACAGATCCTCCTTATTATGATAATATTATGTATGCTGATCTATCTGATTTCTTTTACATATGGTTAAGGGGATGTGTCCGAACTGTTTATCCTTCTCTATTTTCTACATTGGAAACTCCTAAGTCTGATGAGATTGTAGCTTCGCATCATCGACATAGTATTCGTTCAGATGCTGATTTATTCTTTATGCAATCAATGAAAAAAGCAATGCACAGGCTCTCTGAAACATCAAATATTTCATTCCCAATTACAATATATTATGCATATAAACAAGCAGAGTCTAACTTCTCGGGGACCTATTCAACAGGATGGATAACTTTTTTAGATGCGGTTGTTGATTCTGGTTTGGCTATTTTAGGAACCTGGCCTATGAGAACAGAAAGAGACCAAGGTCTAAAAACAGGTTCAAATGTTCTTGCTTCAAGCATAATACTTGTATGCCGTAAACGAGAATCAAATCCTGCAACGATAAGCCGCAAAGACTTCATGCAGGAGTTAAATAGAGCTATCCCCATAGCTTTGGAAACAATGATTAACGGTAGTGAAACCTCCAGTCCGGTAGCTCCGGTGGATTTAGCACAAGCTGCCATCGGCCCCGGTATGGCTGTATATTCAAAGTACAAAGCCATCCTGGAATCCGACGGCAGCCCCATGACGGTGCATACTGCGCTGATCCTGATCAACAAAGCTCTGGATGAGTATTTTAAAGAGCGGGAGGGGGAT
The nucleotide sequence above comes from Candidatus Cloacimonadota bacterium. Encoded proteins:
- a CDS encoding DUF1156 domain-containing protein, whose protein sequence is MKIKAPKKLIEVALPLKEINEACVREKSIRHGHPSTLHLYWARRPLAAARAVLFAQLVNDPGWDEELQIGKKRKADANKERERLFNIIRELVKWENTNNEKVLEEVRAEIRKSWKVTCELNKDHPEAAELFNPDLLPAFHDPFAGGGSIPLEAQRLGLEAWASDLNPVAVLINKAMIEIPPKFVGRRPIGPIPKHEKQNEIPLTWPGVTGLAEDVRRYGHWVREEAFKRIGHLYPPIEIRPEMVAERPDLAKYQGKQLTVIAYIWARTVRSPNPQYSHIDVPLITTFILCNKKGSEAYIEPIIQGNSYKFVVKKGKVANHSQAKMGTKASGRGSGFYCLLSKTPIDGSYIKSEGQANRIGSKLLAIICESEKGRVFLSPNTHQEAIALSAIPEWKPVQGMNQNTTDLVSGRGYGYKFWHQIYTSRQLTALTTFSDLVNEIHEVVRNDADRSAKVNDTLSLDDGGLGSKGYADAISVFLALALGRCANYWSAFTTWGGNFIVQTFGRQALPMVWDYSEVNPFSSSTGNWLGAINWIEKVILFSLSALLPGFSIQQNAMTQSISDSKVVSTDPPYYDNIMYADLSDFFYIWLRGCVRTVYPSLFSTLETPKSDEIVASHHRHSIRSDADLFFMQSMKKAMHRLSETSNISFPITIYYAYKQAESNFSGTYSTGWITFLDAVVDSGLAILGTWPMRTERDQGLKTGSNVLASSIILVCRKRESNPATISRKDFMQELNRAIPIALETMINGSETSSPVAPVDLAQAAIGPGMAVYSKYKAILESDGSPMTVHTALILINKALDEYFKEREGDWDNDTRFCLQWFSEYGWGEGVYGEAEVLAKAKGLSVEGVRDSGVLTAGSGKVRLYRPAEYPTDWSSLQDERTPIWEVLHQLIRAHQSSGESAAAEIASAVPRLAATARQLAFLLYTLCERQGWAEDARAYNDLVRAWLSIEKQAQDSGLKDTPLEIEF